The proteins below come from a single Triticum aestivum cultivar Chinese Spring chromosome 5D, IWGSC CS RefSeq v2.1, whole genome shotgun sequence genomic window:
- the LOC123124918 gene encoding tuliposide A-converting enzyme 1, chloroplastic: MAGSGASDDEVALEIEHCIRVFKSGRVERYFGSDPVPACTDAGTGVASKDRTISPDVAVRLYLPPLATEGGDEKKLPVLVYFHGGGFVLHTAFNAVFHAYLTSLAARARAIVVSVDYRLAPEHPLPAAYDDSWRALRWVASHAPGGAGEEPWLTDHGDFSRLSLGGESAGANIAHHLAMRAGAEGLPHGATISSGIVLVHPYFLGHGKVPSEDSDPVMAENVVKMWRVVCPQTTGVDDPWINPLAAGAPTMRGLACRRVLMCLAETDVVRDRGRAYCDGLKASGWAGQVDLLEVAGQGHCFHLGNFTCDDAVRQDDAIARFLNL, translated from the coding sequence ATGGCCGGCTCCGGCGCCAGCGACGACGAGGTCGCCCTGGAGATCGAACACTGCATCCGAGTATTCAAGAGCGGCCGCGTGGAGCGCTACTTCGGGTCCGACCCCGTCCCGGCCTGTACcgacgccggcaccggcgtcgccTCGAAAGACCGCACAATCTCCCCCGACGTGGCCGTCCGCCTCTACCTCCCGCCCCTCGCCACGGAGGGCGGCGACGAAAAGAAGCTACCCGTCCTCGTCTACTTCCACGGCGGCGGTTTCGTCCTCCACACCGCCTTCAACGCCGTCTTCCACGCGTACCTCACCTCCCTCGCCGCGCGCGCCCGGGCCATCGTCGTCTCCGTCGACTACCGCCTCGCGCCCGAGCACCCTCTCCCCGCCGCCTACGATGACTCGTGGCGGGCGCTGCGCTGGGTGGCGTCCCACGCccccggcggcgccggcgaggagccCTGGCTCACCGACCACGGCGACTTCTCCCGCCTGTCGCTCGGCGGCGAGAGCGCGGGCGCCAACATCGCGCACCACCTGGCGATGCGCGCCGGCGCCGAGGGCCTGCCCCACGGCGCGACGATCAGCAGCGGCATCGTGCTGGTCCACCCCTACTTCTTGGGCCACGGCAAGGTGCCCTCCGAGGACAGCGACCCCGTGATGGCCGAGAACGTGGTGAAGATGTGGCGCGTGGTGTGCCCCCAGACCACGGGCGTCGACGACCCGTGGATCAACCCGCTGGCCGCCGGCGCGCCGACGATGCGCGGGTTGGCGTGCCGGCGCGTGCTCATGTGCCTCGCGGAGACGGACGTGGTCCGCGACCGCGGCCGCGCGTACTGCGATGGGCTCAAGGCGAGCGGGTGGGCGGGGCAGGTGGACCTGCTTGAGGTGGCCGGGCAGGGCCACTGCTTCCATCTCGGCAACTTCACCTGCGACGATGCCGTCAGGCAGGATGACGCCATTGCCAGGTTCCTGAATCTGTAG
- the LOC123121756 gene encoding probable carboxylesterase 2, whose product MVSKIKRLPTLAKVALLLLVLLLLLAAILLLIFLVPRRRTAPLPPPAAPPGPADNCSSDRAVAFDFSPFLVQYRGGCVHRMDGTARVPAGVDAATGVTSKDVVINHVTGLGARMYLPPKLAAGGKKEKEKDLPVVVFFHGGAFVIMTPFEPKYHDYLNALVARARVVAVSVDYRLAPEHPLPAAYDDSWAALNWAARNADAGPEPWLRDRGNLSRLFLAGDSAGANIAHNMAMRAGSGSGLEGGAAILGVLLLDPYFWGKRPVGAETRDPATRRRYEETWSFVCGGRYGIDDPLINPLAAPASALRRLACARVAVTTSGLDNFEARGEAYAAALNGSGWRGEVVRYETAGERHVYFLDQPASPKSARELAFAAAYLSRE is encoded by the coding sequence ATGGTGTCCAAGATCAAGCGCCTCCCGACGCTGGCCAAGGTGGCCCTGCTGCTCCtcgtcctgctcctcctcctcgccgccatcCTGCTGCTCATCTTCCTCGTCCCGCGCCGCCGCACGGCGCCGCTGCCGCCCCCCGCGGCGCCCCCGGGCCCGGCGGACAACTGCTCCTCCGACCGCGCCGTGGCGTTCGACTTCTCCCCGTTCCTCGTCCAGTACAGGGGCGGCTGCGTCCACCGGATGGACGGCACCGCGCGCGTCCCCGCCGGCGTCGACGCGGCCACCGGGGTGACGTCCAAGGACGTCGTCATCAACCACGTGACCGGCCTCGGGGCCAGGATGTACCTGCCGCCGAAGCTGGCAGCCGGTggcaagaaggagaaggagaaggacctGCCGGTCGTGGTGTTCTTCCACGGCGGCGCGTTCGTCATCATGACGCCGTTCGAGCCCAAGTACCACGACTACCTGAACGCGCTGGTGGCCAGGGCGCGCGTGGTGGCGGTGTCCGTGGACTACCGCCTGGCGCCGGAGCACCCGCTGCCGGCCGCCTACGACGACTCGTGGGCGGCGCTCAACTGGGCCGCCAGGAACGCGGACGCCGGGCCGGAGCCGTGGCTGCGGGACCGCGGGAACCTCTCCCGCCTCTTCCTCGCGGGCGACAGCGCGGGCGCCAACATCGCGCACAACATGGCGATGCGCGCCGGGAGCGGGAGCGGGCTGGAGGGCGGCGCGGCCATCCTGGGCGTGCTGCTCCTGGACCCCTACTTCTGGGGGAAGCGGCCCGTGGGCGCGGAGACGAGGgacccggcgacgcggcggcggtaCGAGGAGACGTGGTCGTTCGTGTGCGGTGGGCGGTACGGCATCGACGACCCGCTGATCAACCCGCTGGCGGCGCCGGCGTCGGCGCTGCGGAGGCTGGCGTGCGCCCGCGTGGCGGTGACCACGTCGGGGCTGGACAACTTCGAGGCCCGCGGGGAGGCGTACGCCGCGGCGCTCAACGGCAGCGGGTGGCGCGGCGAGGTGGTGCGGTACGAGACCGCCGGCGAGCGGCACGTCTACTTCCTGGACCAGCCCGCCAGCCCCAAGTCCGCCAGGGAGCTGGCGTTCGCGGCCGCGTACCTGAGCCGGGAGTAG
- the LOC123121757 gene encoding 2-hydroxyisoflavanone dehydratase isoform X2, translated as MSDTGAGGDEVIHDAPGFIRVYKSGRVERFLRIDFAPPCTDAATGVSSKDLTILPGAGVSARIYLPPAPAGGQQGKLPVLVFFHGGAFCLGSAFDAAAYGHANQLAARAGAIVVSVEYRLAPEHPVPALYGDAWAALQWVAAHEGGQGAEPWLTNHADFGRVHVGGESAGANIAHHAAMRAGAEELGHGVKVSSLVLIHPYFLGGDSSESDEMGMALLDELVRLWPVVCPGTSGCDDPWINPMAEGAPSLAGLGCKRALVCVGGKDAMRGRGRLYREKLIGGGWQGEVEIWEADGQGHGFHLFRPTCAQAEAQTKRCKASLKSAILLSNCENVADTVVLVKQAMTTMTIHQSYNQ; from the exons ATGTCCGACACGGGcgccggcggcgacgaggtcaTCCACGACGCCCCCGGCTTCATTCGCGTCTACAAGAGCGGCCGCGTCGAGCGCTTCCTGCGGATCGACTTCGCCCCGCCCTGTACCGACGCCGCCACCGGCGTCTCCTCGAAGGACCTCACCATCCTCCCGGGAGCCGGCGTGTCGGCGAGAATCTACCTCCCGCCTGCCCCCGCCGGCGGCCAACAGGGCAAGCTCCCCGTCCTCGTATTCTTCCATGGTGGTGCCTTCTGCCTCGGCTCGGCGTTCGACGCCGCCGCGTACGGCCACGCCAACCAGCTCGCCGCGCGGGCAGGCGCGATCGTCGTGTCGGTGGAGTACCGCCTCGCGCCGGAGCACCCCGTCCCCGCGCTCTACGGGGACGCCTGGGCGGCGCTCCAGTGGGTGGCCGCGCACGAGGGCGGCCAGGGCGCGGAGCCCTGGCTGACCAACCACGCGGACTTCGGGCGCGTCCACGTGGGCGGCGAGAGCGCCGGCGCCAACATCGCGCACCACGCCGCAATGCGTGCCGGTGCCGAGGAGCTGGGCCACGGTGTGAAGGTGAGCTCGCTCGTGCTGATCCATCCCTACTTCTTGGGGGGCGACAGCTCTGAGTCGGACGAGATGGGCATGGCGTTGCTCGACGAGCTGGTGCGGCTTTGGCCGGTGGTCTGCCCGGGGACCAGTGGGTGCGACGACCCGTGGATCAACCCGATGGCGGAGGGAGCGCCCAGCCTGGCCGGGCTGGGGTGCAAGCGCGCTCTGGTATGCGTTGGGGGCAAGGACGCCATGAGGGGAAGGGGAAGGCTGTACCGTGAGAAATTGATTGGGGGTGGGTGGCAAGGTGAGGTGGAAATCTGGGAGGCGGATGGGCAGGGTCACGGCTTCCATCTCTTCCGGCCGACATGCGCCCAGGCGGAAGCACAG ACTAAGAGATGTAAGGCTTCTCTTAAAAGTGCAATCCTATTGAGCAACTGTGAAAATGTCGCTGATACAGTGGTGCTGGTCAAGCAGGCCATGACCACTATGACGATCCATCAGTCATACAACCAATAG
- the LOC123121757 gene encoding 2-hydroxyisoflavanone dehydratase isoform X3: MSDTGAGGDEVIHDAPGFIRVYKSGRVERFLRIDFAPPCTDAATGVSSKDLTILPGAGVSARIYLPPAPAGGQQGKLPVLVFFHGGAFCLGSAFDAAAYGHANQLAARAGAIVVSVEYRLAPEHPVPALYGDAWAALQWVAAHEGGQGAEPWLTNHADFGRVHVGGESAGANIAHHAAMRAGAEELGHGVKVSSLVLIHPYFLGGDSSESDEMGMALLDELVRLWPVVCPGTSGCDDPWINPMAEGAPSLAGLGCKRALVCVGGKDAMRGRGRLYREKLIGGGWQGEVEIWEADGQGHGFHLFRPTCAQAEAQVRVIAEFLGHR; this comes from the coding sequence ATGTCCGACACGGGcgccggcggcgacgaggtcaTCCACGACGCCCCCGGCTTCATTCGCGTCTACAAGAGCGGCCGCGTCGAGCGCTTCCTGCGGATCGACTTCGCCCCGCCCTGTACCGACGCCGCCACCGGCGTCTCCTCGAAGGACCTCACCATCCTCCCGGGAGCCGGCGTGTCGGCGAGAATCTACCTCCCGCCTGCCCCCGCCGGCGGCCAACAGGGCAAGCTCCCCGTCCTCGTATTCTTCCATGGTGGTGCCTTCTGCCTCGGCTCGGCGTTCGACGCCGCCGCGTACGGCCACGCCAACCAGCTCGCCGCGCGGGCAGGCGCGATCGTCGTGTCGGTGGAGTACCGCCTCGCGCCGGAGCACCCCGTCCCCGCGCTCTACGGGGACGCCTGGGCGGCGCTCCAGTGGGTGGCCGCGCACGAGGGCGGCCAGGGCGCGGAGCCCTGGCTGACCAACCACGCGGACTTCGGGCGCGTCCACGTGGGCGGCGAGAGCGCCGGCGCCAACATCGCGCACCACGCCGCAATGCGTGCCGGTGCCGAGGAGCTGGGCCACGGTGTGAAGGTGAGCTCGCTCGTGCTGATCCATCCCTACTTCTTGGGGGGCGACAGCTCTGAGTCGGACGAGATGGGCATGGCGTTGCTCGACGAGCTGGTGCGGCTTTGGCCGGTGGTCTGCCCGGGGACCAGTGGGTGCGACGACCCGTGGATCAACCCGATGGCGGAGGGAGCGCCCAGCCTGGCCGGGCTGGGGTGCAAGCGCGCTCTGGTATGCGTTGGGGGCAAGGACGCCATGAGGGGAAGGGGAAGGCTGTACCGTGAGAAATTGATTGGGGGTGGGTGGCAAGGTGAGGTGGAAATCTGGGAGGCGGATGGGCAGGGTCACGGCTTCCATCTCTTCCGGCCGACATGCGCCCAGGCGGAAGCACAGGTCCGCGTCATCGCTGAGTTTTTGGGCCACCGATGA
- the LOC123121757 gene encoding patatin-like protein 2 isoform X1, whose amino-acid sequence METGKHILCRQPPTYGNLITILSIDGGGIRGIIPAVALAFLESELQKLDGEEARLADYFDVIAGTSTGGLVTAMLTAPNKKRRPLFAAKDIQAFYMNHAPRIFPQLRGVFGRIMRILRSLSGPYYDGKYLHEVVRKKLGSARLHQTLTNVVIPTFDIKRLQPTIFSSYEVKKKKKNTMNALLSDICISTSAAPTYLPAHYFKTEDSHGNIKEFNLIDGGVAANNPALVAIGEVSKQIFKQDPDFFPIKPMDYGRFLVISLGTGSSKFEEKYDAQKAKSWGVLDWLLSSGSTPLVDIFTRASADMVDIHIASVFKALHSEQNYLRIQDDKLRGTLSSVDVATKDNLEKLVNVGEMLLKKPVSRANLETGQMVPACSDTEETNEEALKRFAKLLSDEKQIRQARSPK is encoded by the exons ATGGAGACTGGAAAACATATCTTGTGCAGACAACCACCAACTTATGGCAACCTCATCACAATTCTCTCGATCGATGGCGGAGGGATTCGAGGAATCATTCCAGCTGTTGCTCTTGCCTTTCTAGAATCAGAGTTGCAG AAACTTGATGGAGAGGAAGCCCGGTTAGCAGACTACTTTGATGTCATTGCTGGGACCAGCACAGGGGGACTTGTGACTGCGATGCTCACTGCACCAAATAAGAAGAGAAGACCACTTTTTGCGGCGAAGGATATTCAAGCATTTTATATGAACCATGCTCCCAGGATTTTCCCACAGCTCAG GGGTGTATTTGGTAGGATAATGAGGATACTTCGCTCATTGTCAGGACCTTATTATGATGGTAAGTACCTTCATGAAGTTGTGAGAAAGAAGTTAGGAAGTGCCAGGCTGCATCAGACGTTAACAAATGTGGTAATACCAACTTTCGACATCAAGCGGCTGCAACCAACCATTTTTTCGTCGTATGAG gttaagaagaagaagaagaacacaatGAATGCTTTGTTATCAGATATTTGCATCAGCACGTCCGCTGCTCCAACTTATTTGCCTGCGCATTACTTCAAGACTGAAGATTCTCATGGAAACATCAAGGAGTTTAATCTTATTGATGGGGGAGTAGCTGCCAATAATCCG GCCTTAGTTGCCATTGGAGAAGTAAGCAAGCAGATATTCAAGCAAGATCCAGATTTCTTCCCAATAAAACCTATGGACTATGGCCGGTTTTTGGTCATTTCACTTGGCACAGGCTCATCAAAATTTGAAGAGAAGTACGATGCACAAAAGGCTAAATCATGGGGAGTGTTGGATTGGTTACTTAGCAGTGGATCTACACCATTAGTAGACATTTTCACACGGGCAAGTGCAGATATGGTGGATATTCACATTGCTTCTGTTTTCAAAGCCTTACATTCGGAGCAGAACTATCTGAGAATTCAA GATGATAAACTACGGGGGACACTCTCTTCAGTTGATGTTGCCACCAAGGATAACTTGGAGAAACTTGTCAATGTTGGAGAGATGCTGCTAAAGAAACCTGTCTCACGGGCAAATTTGGAGACTGGCCAGATGGTGCCTGCTTGTAGTGACACAGAGGAGACCAATGAGGAAGCACTCAAGAG ATTTGCAAAGCTGTTGTCTGATGAAAAGCAAATTCGCCAAGCAAGATCACCAAAATGA